In Streptomyces sp. NBC_01551, one DNA window encodes the following:
- a CDS encoding NAD(P)/FAD-dependent oxidoreductase — protein MAVIGGGAAGLAGALTLARARRSVLVLDSGSPRNAPAAHLHGYLGHDGASPADLLARGRAEVAGYGAEIRSGAAGTAIAADRLPGGGFLVRCADGSAVRAGRLLVATGLVDELPALPGLGARWGRDVLHCPYCHGWEVRDLPLAVLATGPVSVHQAQLWRQWSSQVTLLSHTWRLTDEDRELLAARGVEVVAGEVTGLSVAEDRLTGVTLAGGASVGCRALIVAPRFTARSGVLTSLGLPATDLVRDGHVVGTCVESDPATGATALAGVWAAGNVTAPMEQLAGAAAQGVHAAVAINTDLVAAETRSALEAHRATGPTG, from the coding sequence GTGGCGGTCATCGGCGGCGGCGCCGCCGGCCTCGCGGGCGCCCTGACCCTCGCCCGGGCCCGCCGCTCGGTGCTCGTACTGGACTCCGGCAGCCCGCGCAACGCCCCCGCCGCGCACCTGCACGGCTACCTCGGCCACGACGGCGCGAGCCCGGCGGACCTGCTGGCCCGCGGCCGGGCGGAGGTGGCCGGGTACGGCGCCGAGATCCGGTCCGGGGCGGCCGGTACGGCCATCGCGGCCGATCGCCTGCCGGGCGGGGGCTTCCTCGTCCGCTGCGCAGACGGCTCCGCCGTCCGGGCCGGGCGGCTGCTGGTCGCCACCGGCCTGGTGGACGAGCTTCCCGCGCTGCCCGGTCTCGGGGCGCGCTGGGGGCGGGACGTGCTGCACTGCCCGTACTGCCACGGCTGGGAGGTCCGCGACCTTCCCTTGGCCGTACTGGCCACCGGGCCGGTCTCCGTTCACCAGGCGCAGCTCTGGCGGCAGTGGAGCTCACAGGTGACGTTGCTGTCCCACACCTGGCGTCTCACCGACGAGGACCGGGAGCTGTTGGCCGCCCGGGGCGTCGAGGTGGTGGCGGGCGAGGTGACCGGCCTGAGCGTCGCCGAGGACCGGCTGACCGGGGTGACCCTGGCCGGCGGCGCTAGCGTCGGGTGCCGGGCGCTGATCGTGGCCCCGCGCTTCACCGCCCGGTCCGGGGTGCTGACCAGCCTCGGCCTGCCCGCCACCGACCTGGTGCGGGACGGCCATGTGGTCGGCACCTGCGTGGAGTCCGATCCGGCCACCGGCGCCACCGCCCTCGCCGGGGTGTGGGCGGCCGGCAATGTGACCGCGCCGATGGAACAGCTGGCCGGCGCGGCCGCCCAGGGCGTGCACGCGGCGGTGGCCATCAACACCGACCTGGTCGCGGCGGAGACGCGGAGCGCGCTCGAAGCCCACCGCGCCACGGGCCCGACGGGCTAG
- a CDS encoding NAD(P)/FAD-dependent oxidoreductase: MAHVLVVGGGVGGLATALLAARHGHTAELFERDTRAPGTALDRDFFGWRRPAVPQATQPHALLGAARNVLRDDLPDVHAEMLRLGARERHELDWFDVRPPARPGDEDLVMLQARRILLESALATALRGEPGVVARYGEPVTGITATPGIRVTGVTTSAGAYEGDLVVDAGGRRGGVERWLAAAGCRPAVVERHRTGLAYFCRWYRLPEGLDEGPRRPWTVTGGAFAGCAVFPADNRVFAVTLFVHTEDTTRSALRHPAVFEAAARAFPPGAAWLELGAEPLSDVLATASLDNRWSSLVDERGPVVNGLVPVGDAIAHTNPTLGQGTSLALWAARRVARTAGQDPGSARFATEYHDWAVRTLKPWFDYQVVADGAIGERFATRAGRTGTAREVAALFDCALEDPEVMRARARVRHLAEPPERAYADPQVRTRVARWLAARPDYAPNAVGPDRAEWEKLTTG, encoded by the coding sequence ATGGCACATGTGCTGGTTGTCGGCGGAGGGGTCGGAGGGCTGGCCACCGCGCTGCTCGCGGCGCGCCACGGACACACCGCCGAACTCTTCGAACGGGACACCCGGGCCCCCGGCACCGCGCTGGACCGCGACTTCTTCGGCTGGCGCCGCCCGGCCGTCCCGCAGGCCACCCAGCCGCACGCGCTGCTCGGCGCGGCCCGCAACGTGCTGCGCGACGATCTGCCCGACGTCCACGCGGAGATGCTCCGGCTCGGTGCCCGCGAGCGCCACGAGCTGGACTGGTTCGACGTACGACCGCCCGCGCGCCCCGGCGACGAGGACCTGGTCATGCTGCAGGCGCGGCGGATCCTGCTGGAGAGTGCCCTGGCCACGGCCCTGCGCGGCGAACCGGGCGTGGTCGCGCGGTATGGGGAACCGGTCACCGGAATCACCGCCACCCCCGGCATCCGCGTGACCGGCGTGACCACATCGGCCGGGGCGTACGAGGGGGACCTGGTCGTGGACGCGGGCGGGCGGCGCGGTGGCGTCGAGCGCTGGCTCGCCGCGGCGGGCTGCCGGCCGGCCGTCGTGGAGCGGCACCGCACGGGGCTCGCGTACTTCTGCCGCTGGTACCGGCTGCCGGAAGGGCTGGACGAGGGCCCGCGCCGGCCCTGGACGGTGACCGGCGGCGCCTTCGCGGGCTGCGCGGTCTTCCCGGCCGACAACCGGGTGTTCGCGGTCACCCTGTTCGTGCACACGGAGGACACCACGCGCTCCGCGCTGCGCCACCCGGCCGTCTTCGAGGCCGCGGCGCGGGCCTTCCCGCCCGGCGCGGCCTGGCTGGAGCTGGGCGCCGAGCCGCTGTCCGACGTACTGGCGACGGCGAGCCTGGACAACCGTTGGAGCTCGCTGGTCGACGAGCGGGGCCCGGTGGTCAACGGGCTGGTGCCCGTCGGGGACGCCATCGCCCACACCAACCCGACCCTGGGGCAGGGCACCTCGCTCGCCCTGTGGGCCGCGCGCAGGGTGGCCCGTACCGCCGGCCAGGACCCGGGGTCGGCCCGCTTCGCCACCGAGTACCACGACTGGGCGGTGCGCACCCTGAAGCCGTGGTTCGACTACCAGGTCGTCGCCGACGGGGCCATCGGCGAGCGCTTCGCGACCCGGGCCGGGCGGACGGGGACGGCGCGCGAGGTGGCCGCCCTCTTCGACTGCGCGCTGGAGGACCCCGAGGTGATGCGCGCGCGGGCCAGGGTCCGTCACCTGGCCGAACCGCCGGAGCGGGCGTACGCGGATCCGCAGGTCAGGACCCGGGTGGCGCGCTGGCTGGCCGCCCGGCCGGACTACGCGCCGAACGCGGTGGGGCCGGACCGGGCGGAGTGGGAGAAGCTGACGACGGGCTGA
- a CDS encoding ATP-dependent DNA ligase gives MDLPVMPPVKPMLAKSVTKIPPGMQYEAKWDGFRAIVHRDGDEVEIGSRTGKSLTRYFPELVVALKENLPARCVVDGEIVIVQGGRLDFDRLTERIHPAASRVKMLAETTPASFVAFDLLALGDEALLDTPLADRRDTLSQALSTARPPVHLAPATTDPALAQEWFERFEGAGLDGVIAKPLDLPYRPDARLMFKIKHERTADVVVAGFRFHKSGPIVGSLLLGLLDGHGALQHVGVCAAFPMKRRAELVDELEPLRMADPEGHPWAAWAEESAHESARLPGAQSRWTGKKDLSWVPLRPERVCEVAYDHMEGDRFRHTAQFRRWRPDRAPESCTYEQLEEAVGYDLADVLGRTE, from the coding sequence ATGGATCTGCCGGTGATGCCCCCTGTGAAGCCGATGCTAGCCAAGTCCGTGACCAAGATCCCGCCGGGCATGCAGTACGAGGCCAAGTGGGACGGCTTCCGGGCCATCGTCCACCGCGACGGCGACGAGGTCGAGATCGGCAGCCGCACCGGGAAGAGCCTGACCCGGTACTTCCCCGAGCTGGTGGTGGCACTGAAGGAGAACCTGCCCGCCCGCTGCGTGGTGGACGGCGAGATCGTCATCGTGCAGGGCGGGCGGCTCGACTTCGACCGGCTGACCGAGCGGATCCACCCCGCCGCCTCCCGCGTGAAGATGCTCGCCGAGACGACCCCGGCCAGCTTCGTCGCCTTCGATCTGCTCGCGCTCGGCGACGAGGCACTCCTCGACACTCCGCTCGCGGACCGCCGCGACACCCTCTCCCAAGCCCTTTCCACCGCTCGGCCCCCCGTTCATCTCGCGCCCGCGACCACCGACCCCGCGCTCGCGCAAGAATGGTTCGAGCGGTTCGAGGGCGCCGGGCTCGACGGGGTGATCGCCAAACCCCTCGATCTCCCCTACCGGCCCGATGCCCGACTCATGTTCAAGATCAAGCACGAGCGTACGGCCGACGTCGTCGTCGCGGGTTTCCGTTTCCACAAGAGCGGTCCGATTGTCGGATCATTGCTGCTCGGGCTGCTCGACGGGCACGGCGCCCTCCAGCACGTGGGCGTCTGCGCCGCCTTCCCCATGAAGCGCCGCGCCGAACTGGTGGACGAGCTCGAACCGCTGCGGATGGCGGATCCCGAAGGGCACCCCTGGGCCGCCTGGGCCGAGGAGTCCGCGCACGAGAGCGCCCGGCTGCCGGGTGCGCAGAGCCGCTGGACCGGCAAGAAGGACCTGTCCTGGGTACCGCTGCGCCCCGAGCGGGTCTGCGAGGTCGCGTACGACCACATGGAGGGCGACCGCTTCCGCCACACCGCCCAGTTCCGCCGCTGGAGGCCCGACCGGGCGCCGGAGAGCTGTACGTACGAGCAGCTGGAGGAGGCCGTCGGCTACGACCTCGCCGACGTGCTCGGCCGGACGGAGTGA
- the ligD gene encoding non-homologous end-joining DNA ligase, with protein MGAAGNAIELDAGGRTVRLSNPDKVYFPERGLTKRDVAEYYLAVAPGITRALRNRPTTLERYPDGVEGESFFQKRAPKNLPDWIPTAHIAFPSGRTADEICPTEPAAVLWAANLGCLTFHPWPVRRDDTDRPDELRIDLDPQPGTDYHHAVAAAHELRTVLDELGLRGWPKTSGGRGLHVFVPIAPRWTFTEVRRCAIALGRELERRMPGKVTTAWWKEERGERIFVDYNQTARDRTIASAYSVRPRPHAPVSAPLRWDEVDDAEPGDFDIVTMPARFAELGDLHADMDEHAFELDAVLELADRHEHDHGLGDMPYPPDYPKMPGEPKRVQPSRAKQED; from the coding sequence ATGGGTGCTGCCGGTAATGCGATCGAGCTCGACGCCGGAGGGCGGACGGTGCGACTGTCCAACCCGGACAAGGTCTACTTCCCCGAGCGCGGGCTCACCAAGAGGGACGTGGCCGAGTACTACCTGGCGGTCGCGCCCGGCATCACCCGGGCCCTGCGCAACCGCCCCACGACCCTGGAGCGCTACCCGGACGGGGTGGAGGGGGAGTCCTTCTTCCAGAAGCGGGCGCCCAAGAACCTGCCCGACTGGATTCCGACCGCCCACATCGCCTTCCCGAGCGGGCGCACGGCCGACGAGATCTGCCCGACCGAGCCGGCCGCCGTCCTGTGGGCCGCCAACCTGGGCTGCCTCACCTTCCACCCCTGGCCGGTGCGCCGCGATGACACCGACCGCCCCGACGAACTGCGCATCGACCTGGACCCGCAACCGGGTACCGACTACCACCACGCGGTGGCTGCGGCCCACGAACTGCGGACGGTGCTGGACGAGTTGGGACTGCGCGGCTGGCCCAAGACCTCCGGCGGCCGGGGCCTGCACGTCTTCGTGCCGATCGCCCCGCGCTGGACCTTCACCGAGGTCCGGCGGTGCGCGATCGCCCTCGGCCGGGAACTGGAGCGACGGATGCCGGGCAAGGTCACCACGGCCTGGTGGAAGGAGGAGCGCGGCGAGCGGATCTTCGTCGACTACAACCAGACCGCGCGCGACCGCACCATCGCCTCCGCCTACTCGGTCCGACCCCGCCCGCACGCCCCGGTGTCGGCGCCCCTGCGCTGGGACGAGGTGGACGACGCCGAGCCGGGAGACTTCGACATCGTCACGATGCCGGCGCGCTTCGCCGAGCTCGGCGACCTGCACGCGGACATGGACGAGCACGCCTTCGAGCTGGACGCCGTACTGGAACTCGCGGACCGGCACGAACACGACCACGGCCTGGGTGACATGCCCTATCCGCCGGACTACCCGAAGATGCCGGGCGAACCCAAACGGGTCCAGCCCAGCCGGGCCAAACAGGAGGACTGA
- a CDS encoding alpha/beta hydrolase, with protein sequence MASLLSTSLTLGARVAPALAGRAAFALFVRPIGRPRLRPEEAEVMAGAVTGRLTVDGIPVTTYRWGDGDRPVLVVHGWTSRASRLAGFITALRAQGRTVVSFDAPGHGESGGRATTIRRQREIIRRLHAEHGDFSAVVAHSFGVLTTFFTLRDGIPADRIVGIGGIADFDYLMAQFRRNFGVGPAVERALRHHIQRRLFSDEPGIWPRLDARRNPEEVPAEILLVHDADDDMATPSQSRGIAAAYGNRARLIETRGLGHRRILADPQVITAAVDFVTAPAVAPS encoded by the coding sequence ATGGCTTCACTCCTGAGCACCTCCCTCACCCTCGGCGCCCGCGTCGCCCCAGCCCTGGCCGGGCGGGCGGCGTTCGCGCTGTTCGTCCGGCCCATCGGCCGCCCCCGGCTCCGTCCCGAGGAGGCGGAGGTGATGGCCGGGGCGGTGACCGGCCGGCTCACCGTGGACGGCATACCCGTCACCACGTACCGCTGGGGAGACGGCGACCGGCCCGTGCTGGTGGTGCACGGCTGGACCTCGCGCGCCTCGCGGCTCGCCGGTTTCATCACCGCGCTCCGTGCCCAGGGCCGCACCGTCGTCTCCTTCGACGCCCCCGGTCACGGCGAATCCGGCGGCCGCGCCACCACGATCCGCAGGCAGCGCGAGATCATCCGCCGACTGCACGCGGAGCACGGCGACTTCTCGGCCGTCGTGGCCCACTCCTTCGGGGTGCTCACCACGTTCTTCACCCTGCGGGACGGCATCCCCGCGGACCGGATCGTCGGCATCGGGGGGATCGCCGACTTCGACTACCTGATGGCGCAGTTCCGCCGGAACTTCGGCGTGGGCCCGGCCGTCGAGCGCGCGCTGCGCCACCACATCCAGCGCCGCCTCTTCTCCGACGAGCCCGGCATCTGGCCCCGCCTCGACGCCCGTCGCAACCCCGAGGAAGTGCCGGCGGAGATCCTCCTGGTGCACGACGCCGACGACGACATGGCGACCCCGTCCCAGTCCCGCGGCATCGCCGCCGCGTACGGCAACCGGGCCCGGCTGATCGAGACCCGGGGCCTGGGCCACCGCCGCATCCTCGCCGACCCGCAGGTCATCACCGCCGCGGTGGACTTCGTGACGGCCCCGGCGGTCGCGCCGTCCTAG
- a CDS encoding TetR/AcrR family transcriptional regulator, which yields MADGRVERGNQTRRTVLERTMSIASVDGLEGLSLGKIATDLGLSKSGVFALFGSKEDLQLATVRAAVDVFMDVVVRPVRREPAGLAKVWRVCGLWMDYSRDRTFPGGCFFYAAAAEFDSRPGPVHDEIAKARSDWTRYIERLLDEARLTGGFRAGTDAAEVPQLAFEIIALMELANAHSVLHEDPVAYERAARGVLARLRAVAADPDALPDRPAATAPVDSPG from the coding sequence ATGGCAGACGGACGCGTGGAGCGCGGCAACCAGACGCGGCGGACCGTCCTCGAGCGCACCATGAGCATCGCCTCGGTGGACGGCCTGGAGGGCCTGTCGCTGGGGAAGATCGCCACGGATCTGGGCTTGAGCAAGAGCGGAGTGTTCGCGCTCTTCGGCTCGAAGGAGGACCTGCAACTCGCCACCGTCCGCGCCGCCGTGGACGTGTTCATGGACGTGGTCGTGCGGCCCGTGCGCAGGGAGCCGGCCGGTCTGGCCAAGGTCTGGCGGGTGTGCGGGCTCTGGATGGACTACTCCAGGGACCGGACCTTCCCCGGCGGCTGCTTCTTCTACGCGGCCGCGGCGGAGTTCGACTCGCGTCCCGGCCCCGTGCACGACGAGATCGCCAAGGCCCGGTCCGACTGGACGCGGTACATCGAGCGCCTCCTGGACGAGGCGCGGCTGACGGGCGGGTTCCGGGCGGGGACGGACGCGGCGGAGGTGCCGCAGCTGGCCTTCGAGATCATCGCGCTGATGGAGCTGGCCAACGCGCATTCCGTGCTGCACGAGGACCCGGTGGCCTACGAGCGGGCCGCGCGCGGGGTACTGGCCCGGCTCCGTGCGGTGGCGGCCGATCCGGACGCCCTCCCGGACCGGCCGGCCGCCACTGCTCCCGTCGACTCCCCCGGCTAG
- a CDS encoding WhiB family transcriptional regulator yields the protein MSMNTSERTTTAAAPAWYELALCAQTGPGFFFPEPGSSLRDAKRLCGACEGRAACLEYALANDERFGVWGGLSETERLALRPRD from the coding sequence ATGTCGATGAACACGAGTGAGCGGACGACGACCGCCGCTGCCCCCGCCTGGTACGAACTCGCCCTGTGCGCCCAGACGGGCCCGGGATTCTTCTTCCCGGAGCCGGGCTCGTCGCTGCGCGACGCGAAGCGGCTGTGCGGTGCCTGCGAGGGTCGGGCGGCGTGCCTGGAGTACGCCCTGGCGAACGACGAGCGCTTCGGTGTCTGGGGCGGCCTCTCGGAAACCGAACGCCTCGCGCTGCGCCCGCGCGACTGA
- a CDS encoding acyl-ACP desaturase, whose translation MTITSPHLGSSEAWTDAKLLYALEEVVEKELNRHLKVTKDWMPHEYVPWSDGRNFPGFFEDGEAWDPEQSKVTDIGKIALVVNLLTEDNLPSYHHEIATLFGRNGAWGTWVHRWTAEEGRHGIVMRDYLLASRAVDPDKLEAFRMQHMSEGFESDNRHSMLHSVAYVAFQELATRISHRNTGHQSGDPVCDRMLARIAQDENLHMVFYRNLLGAAFELAPDLTMQAVRDVVVNFRMPGHGMPGFERMAAQMAIGGVYNLRIHHDDVLSPVIRFLKIMDIDGLGPDGQKAQEELGLFMNGLDGEARKFDERLAARAARIAARKA comes from the coding sequence GTGACGATCACCTCTCCCCACCTCGGCAGCTCGGAGGCGTGGACCGACGCCAAGCTGCTGTACGCGCTGGAAGAGGTGGTCGAGAAGGAACTCAACCGCCATCTGAAGGTCACCAAGGACTGGATGCCCCACGAGTACGTCCCGTGGAGCGACGGCCGGAACTTCCCGGGCTTCTTCGAGGACGGCGAGGCCTGGGACCCGGAGCAGTCCAAGGTCACCGACATCGGCAAGATCGCGCTGGTCGTGAACCTGCTGACCGAGGACAACCTCCCCAGCTACCACCACGAGATCGCGACGCTCTTCGGCCGCAACGGCGCGTGGGGCACCTGGGTGCACCGCTGGACCGCCGAGGAGGGCCGTCACGGCATCGTGATGCGCGACTACCTGCTCGCCTCCCGCGCCGTGGACCCGGACAAGCTGGAAGCGTTCCGCATGCAGCACATGTCGGAGGGCTTCGAGTCCGACAACCGGCACTCGATGCTGCACTCGGTCGCGTACGTCGCCTTCCAGGAGCTCGCGACCCGCATCTCGCACCGCAACACCGGCCACCAGTCCGGTGACCCGGTCTGCGACCGGATGCTCGCCCGCATCGCGCAGGACGAGAACCTGCACATGGTCTTCTACCGCAACCTGCTGGGCGCGGCCTTCGAGCTCGCCCCGGACCTCACCATGCAGGCCGTGCGGGACGTCGTGGTCAACTTCCGGATGCCCGGACACGGCATGCCCGGCTTCGAGCGCATGGCGGCGCAGATGGCGATCGGCGGGGTCTACAACCTGCGGATCCACCACGACGACGTGCTGAGCCCCGTGATCCGCTTCCTGAAGATCATGGACATCGACGGCCTGGGCCCCGACGGCCAGAAGGCCCAGGAGGAGCTCGGCCTCTTCATGAACGGCCTGGACGGCGAGGCGCGCAAGTTCGACGAGCGCCTGGCCGCCCGCGCGGCACGCATCGCGGCCCGCAAGGCCTGA
- a CDS encoding ABC-F family ATP-binding cassette domain-containing protein — protein sequence MSHAPTFVTCSALSFDWPDGTPVFDGFHLAVGPGRTGLIGLNGCGKSTLLKLIAGELAPTDGHSAVAGTVGYLPQSVTLDTGLRVDQALGIDTARAALHAIEAGEATEANFAAVGDDWDVEERALATLDQLGLARIGLDRTVGELSGGESVLLRLAALLLARPDVLLLDEPTNNLDLRARRRLYAAVESWSGVMILVSHDRELLDRVDQIAELRDGEVRWYGGNFTDYEAMLAAEQDAAERMVRVAEADVQRQKRDLADAHAKLARRKRYGQKMNDTKREPKIVMGARKRAAQESAGKHRIMHTEKLADARERLDQAVEAVRDDAEIRIELPATQVHPGRQVLTLSNLHLAHGASVPGEWELRGPERIALVGRNGSGKTTLLRTVAGLVPAVSGEAITHVPTRFLPQRLDADVLDDGRSVVENVARFAPQATNNLIRARLAHFLFRGARADRPAGTLSGGERFRAALAALLLAEPAPQLLMLDEPTNNLDLASVRQLAGALESYEGALVVASHDVPFLESIGITRWLLLDGDLRPTTAEEVRESLWHE from the coding sequence ATGAGCCACGCCCCTACCTTCGTCACCTGCTCCGCCCTCTCCTTCGACTGGCCCGACGGAACCCCCGTCTTCGACGGCTTCCACCTGGCCGTGGGCCCCGGCCGCACCGGCCTGATCGGCCTCAACGGATGCGGCAAATCAACCCTGTTGAAGCTCATCGCCGGTGAACTGGCCCCCACCGACGGCCACTCCGCCGTCGCCGGCACGGTCGGCTACCTCCCGCAGAGCGTCACGCTCGACACCGGACTCCGCGTCGACCAGGCCCTCGGCATCGACACCGCCCGCGCCGCCCTGCACGCCATCGAGGCGGGCGAGGCGACCGAGGCGAACTTCGCCGCCGTGGGCGACGACTGGGACGTCGAGGAGCGGGCCCTCGCCACGCTCGACCAGCTCGGGCTCGCCCGGATCGGCCTGGACCGCACCGTCGGGGAACTCTCCGGCGGGGAGTCCGTCCTGCTCCGGCTGGCGGCGTTGCTGCTGGCCCGGCCGGACGTCCTGCTGCTCGACGAGCCCACCAACAACCTGGACCTGCGGGCCCGTCGCCGCCTGTACGCGGCGGTCGAGTCCTGGTCCGGGGTGATGATCCTGGTCAGCCACGACCGCGAACTCCTCGACCGGGTCGACCAGATCGCCGAGCTGCGCGACGGCGAAGTGCGCTGGTACGGCGGCAACTTCACCGACTACGAGGCGATGCTCGCCGCCGAGCAGGACGCGGCCGAGCGGATGGTCCGGGTCGCGGAGGCCGACGTACAGCGGCAGAAGCGGGACCTGGCCGACGCGCACGCCAAGTTGGCCCGGCGCAAGCGGTACGGCCAGAAGATGAACGACACCAAGCGCGAGCCGAAGATCGTCATGGGCGCCCGCAAGCGCGCGGCGCAGGAGTCGGCCGGCAAACACCGCATCATGCACACCGAGAAGCTCGCGGACGCCCGGGAGCGGCTCGACCAGGCGGTCGAGGCGGTCCGGGACGATGCGGAGATCCGTATCGAGCTGCCCGCCACCCAGGTCCATCCGGGCCGACAGGTGCTGACCCTGAGCAATCTGCACCTGGCGCACGGGGCCTCGGTCCCGGGCGAGTGGGAGCTGCGCGGTCCGGAGCGGATCGCGCTCGTGGGCCGCAACGGCTCGGGCAAGACCACCCTGCTGCGCACGGTGGCCGGGCTCGTCCCGGCGGTGTCCGGGGAGGCCATCACGCACGTTCCGACGCGCTTCCTGCCGCAGCGACTGGACGCGGACGTGCTGGACGACGGCCGTTCGGTCGTGGAGAACGTGGCACGGTTCGCCCCGCAGGCCACGAACAACCTGATCCGGGCGCGGCTCGCGCACTTCCTGTTCCGGGGTGCCCGCGCGGACCGCCCGGCCGGCACCCTGTCGGGCGGGGAACGCTTCCGCGCGGCGCTGGCGGCCCTGCTGCTGGCGGAGCCGGCTCCGCAGCTGCTGATGCTGGACGAACCGACGAACAATCTGGACCTGGCGAGCGTACGGCAGCTGGCGGGCGCGCTGGAGTCGTACGAGGGCGCGCTCGTGGTGGCGAGCCACGACGTGCCGTTCCTGGAGTCGATCGGCATCACGCGATGGCTGCTGCTCGACGGCGACCTCCGGCCGACCACGGCGGAGGAGGTCCGGGAGTCCCTGTGGCACGAGTGA
- a CDS encoding SsgA family sporulation/cell division regulator — translation MITVIEQAVQARLVATAPKVETVPVTLSYDRADPFAIRMAFPAPATLEGIEISWTFARELLESGLDRPTGAGDVRVRPYDADRTTVEFHAPEGVAIVLMLTAELHRFLERAAAVVPPGLEHLYLDVDHGLAELMRGR, via the coding sequence TTGATCACTGTCATCGAGCAGGCCGTGCAGGCCCGTCTGGTCGCCACCGCCCCGAAGGTCGAGACCGTACCTGTCACGCTCAGCTACGACCGCGCGGATCCCTTCGCCATCCGCATGGCCTTCCCCGCCCCGGCCACGCTGGAGGGCATCGAGATCTCCTGGACCTTCGCGCGCGAGCTGCTGGAGTCCGGGCTGGACCGCCCGACGGGCGCGGGCGACGTGCGCGTGCGCCCGTACGACGCCGACCGGACGACCGTCGAGTTCCACGCGCCGGAGGGCGTCGCGATCGTGCTGATGCTCACGGCCGAGCTGCACCGTTTCCTGGAACGGGCCGCGGCCGTCGTACCGCCGGGCCTGGAACACCTCTACCTCGACGTGGACCACGGCCTGGCAGAACTCATGCGCGGCCGCTGA
- a CDS encoding (4Fe-4S)-binding protein: MPSKEPKAYDGKHITVTYDVGRCLHAAECVHGLPEVFDSGQRPWVQPDAADPERVAEVIRRCPSGALQYRLSDGPAEEPDRPTTVVRSSVGQLILRGELSVTTPEGVRRETRAMLCACGVSRNQPYCDHSGACGAD, encoded by the coding sequence ATGCCCTCCAAGGAACCCAAGGCCTACGACGGCAAGCACATCACCGTCACCTACGACGTCGGGCGGTGCCTCCACGCCGCCGAATGCGTGCACGGCCTGCCCGAGGTCTTCGACTCCGGGCAGCGCCCCTGGGTGCAGCCGGACGCGGCTGATCCCGAGCGGGTCGCCGAGGTGATCCGGCGCTGTCCCTCGGGCGCGCTCCAGTACCGCCTCTCCGACGGCCCGGCCGAGGAACCGGACCGGCCGACCACCGTCGTACGGTCCTCCGTCGGCCAACTGATCCTGCGCGGCGAACTGAGCGTGACGACTCCGGAAGGGGTCCGCAGGGAGACCCGGGCGATGCTTTGCGCCTGTGGAGTGAGCCGGAACCAGCCTTATTGCGATCACTCCGGAGCCTGCGGCGCGGACTGA
- a CDS encoding GNAT family N-acetyltransferase, with the protein MTTPRPATPADIPELIRLRAVALSSLGVDPGPADSVWRENAHGWFRERITGRTDVHCLVVGGAPGEPLLATGMAWVTYHLPSPQWTDGRRGYLDGIVTDEAARGRGHGRRIVDGLVSWLNDSGIHYIQLHASADGEPVYKAAGFVSGRYPGMDLFTNTRP; encoded by the coding sequence TTGACCACCCCCCGCCCCGCAACCCCCGCCGACATCCCCGAGCTGATACGCCTGCGCGCCGTCGCCCTGTCCAGCCTCGGCGTCGACCCCGGCCCCGCCGACTCCGTCTGGCGCGAGAACGCCCACGGCTGGTTCCGCGAACGCATCACCGGCCGAACCGACGTGCACTGCCTGGTAGTCGGCGGAGCCCCCGGCGAGCCCCTGCTGGCCACCGGCATGGCCTGGGTGACGTACCACCTCCCCAGCCCCCAGTGGACCGACGGCCGCCGCGGCTACCTCGACGGCATCGTCACCGACGAGGCCGCCCGCGGACGCGGCCACGGCCGCCGGATCGTCGACGGGCTCGTCTCCTGGCTCAACGACAGCGGCATCCACTACATCCAGCTGCACGCCAGCGCCGACGGCGAGCCCGTCTACAAGGCAGCGGGCTTCGTCAGTGGCCGCTACCCGGGCATGGACCTCTTCACCAACACAAGGCCCTGA
- a CDS encoding YciI family protein: MFVMELTYIAPIEAVEEQMDAHIAWLDGHYAAGVFLASGRKVPRDGGVVLAGGVSRAEIEKIAADDPFTVAGVCEYRITEFIATKTSADLATVRETPLP, encoded by the coding sequence ATGTTCGTCATGGAGCTCACCTACATCGCGCCCATCGAAGCCGTCGAAGAGCAGATGGACGCCCACATCGCCTGGCTGGACGGCCACTACGCGGCAGGCGTCTTCCTCGCGTCCGGCCGCAAGGTCCCGCGCGACGGCGGCGTCGTCCTGGCCGGCGGGGTCTCCCGCGCGGAGATCGAGAAGATCGCCGCCGACGACCCCTTCACGGTGGCCGGGGTCTGCGAGTACCGCATCACCGAGTTCATCGCCACGAAGACCTCGGCCGACCTCGCGACGGTCCGCGAAACCCCGCTGCCGTAG